CCGACCAGCGCGCCGCGGGCGAACTCGCCAGGGCGTCCGGACACTGCCGGGGCAGTGGGCGCGACGAACACGCCGGGCTCGGCCGGCGCCGTCCCGCCGATCACCGCCGGCCGCACGGCAACGGCGGGCGCGGTGCCGGTGAGCACGTCGTCGACGGCGCGGAAGAACTCGCCGGCCGTCTTCTTGGCGACCGCGACCAGCATCCGCTGGCCGACCCCGGCCACGACTCCGCCGACAACGGCGTCCGCGTCGTAGCGGAGCCGGGTACTGCCGTCGCCGGCGTCGGCGAGAGCGACCCGCACCTCGGTGCTCACCGTGCCCGGGCCGCCCGCGCCGGACGCGGTCATCAGGAACGAGCTCGGCGCCACCTGGTCGGACAGCTGCACCTGGCCGCTGTACGTTCCCTTGATCGAGGCCACTCCGGCGGTGACGGTCATCCGGTACGCGTCCGGGCCGGTCGACTCCAGCCGCTCGCAACCGGGAATCGTCCGCACCAGCACGGCGGGATCGTTCAGTGCCGCCCACACGTCCTGGACGGGTGCATGCAAGGTGGCCTCGCCACTGACTTTCACGATCGGTTCCCTTCGGAGTGCTTGCGGCGCAGCTCGA
This genomic stretch from Jatrophihabitans cynanchi harbors:
- a CDS encoding SRPBCC family protein translates to MKVSGEATLHAPVQDVWAALNDPAVLVRTIPGCERLESTGPDAYRMTVTAGVASIKGTYSGQVQLSDQVAPSSFLMTASGAGGPGTVSTEVRVALADAGDGSTRLRYDADAVVGGVVAGVGQRMLVAVAKKTAGEFFRAVDDVLTGTAPAVAVRPAVIGGTAPAEPGVFVAPTAPAVSGRPGEFARGALVGAAIALAGVLVGVLAGRRRQP